The following nucleotide sequence is from Mucilaginibacter sp. cycad4.
ATTTTGTTATTGAATAGTGAAACTTGCATTGGCCCGTTCGATTGCGGTATGAGCAATCCAGGTGTCAAAAAGGGCGATATTTGCGTGAAGTTGGGCGTCGATCCATTGGTTCTGGGCATCCAGCAATTCAATGTAAATAGCCATCCCTTGCTTGTATAATTTCAACATGTCGCTATAGTAGGTTTTGCTTGTAGATAATTGTGATTCTGCCGCATTATATTCTGCCAGCGCGCTTTGCATACCTGCCTGCTTAACCTTCAATTCGGTAAGCAGCTGTTGCTGTACATAGTCAGTTTGCGCTGCGAGGGCCTGCTGGTCAGAAAGCGTCTGCTTGATCCGGTAATTGTGCTTGCCAAAGGAAAACAGGTTCCATTCAAGCGAAATGCCCAGCAAATAATAACGGCTCTGCGTGTTGAAACGCCAATCAAAGGCCTGTGACCCCAGGTCCAGAGAAGTGCCTATTTTAGGTATGAGATAGGACTTGGCAAGACCGGTCAGGCTGCCATTGATGTCTTTTGCGATCCTAAGCTTAGACAGTTCCTCCCTGTTGCCGGTATTATTATCTTGCAGTTGTTCCTGTGCAGGTAGCGTAGAAATCTCGTCGGTTTGTATGCTGTCTGTCAGCGGGCGGTTCAGCAGGAAATTGAAATAATAGCGGGCAGACTCGGCGTTTTTGCTTGCCGTTATCAATGAAGCATTGATCTTCGATACTTCATTTTGGCTTCTAAGTACCACAGTGCGGTTTACCTTACTGTTCTCAAAAAGTTTCGTGTTGATACGCTGCCCTTCTTCCACCAACCGGAGCGACGATTCATAGATCTTAGTGGCATTCATAGCTTTTAAATAATTATAATATGCCGTCTTGATCTCTTTAACCAATTCCCGCTTATAAAGCAGCACTTCGGTTTTTTGCAGGTCTACTTGCTGTTGCTTGATCCGTTTGTTGTAGATCAGCTCCGCATTTAAAATAGGAAGCGTTGTGCGGAATTTCGCGTCATAAAAGTTGTCCGGGTTGATCAGGATATGCTGGTTCTGCAATTGGGGGAATGAATTTGTCCCGGTCAATTGATTGAGCGTAGCATAGGCTCCGTTTAACAGATCGCCTGCCGGAAAATCGATTGTACGTCCGCCTTGAGCTTTGGTATAGGTCGTTGAAAAAGTGATGTCTGGCAGGAACATACTTTTGGCTTCCTGTAACGCGTACACATTTTTTTCAAGCAGGAAATGCTGCTGTGTAATGCTCTGATTGGATGAAAGTCCTTGCCGGATATATTCATCCAGTCTATTCTGAGCTTTTCCCGTATGACCGGCAAGAATCGCTATTGCAGCCATTGCACAACGGGAAATTGTTTTGGTTTTAAAATCAAATTTAATCACTGTAATTAATTTAAACACTGTTTAACAATAAGCCAAAAAAATAGCTAACTCTTTTCGAGTAAAGCAACGAAGCATTCGTAGCCATTTTCCATCAGCTCTTCATTCGTTTTGCCCACAAAACTTGCCGTGCGGTCTTTGCAAAAGAGGGCACATATGCCGTGAACCGCCGAAAGGATCATAAACGTGAAGTATTCGGTATTCATGTCCTTAAACTTCCCCTGGCGCTGGCATTCTTTAATAACCGACGACAGTTGATTGATTGCTTCCTGTGCTATTTTGAAGCCACCATCTTCAGACATTTTTACCGGTTCATCAACAATAAACATCAGGTTATAATAGTCCTTATTTTCCTGTGCAAATTGAATAAAGATGCGGCCCATCGCTTTCAAACGCTCAAATGGGTCGGCTACTTTTTCAAGAACCTTAAACTGACTAAGCAGAAGCCTAAATCCTTCTTTATGCAGTTCATGAAAAATCTCACTTTTATCTTTAAAATAGAAATAGAGCGAGCCTGGGCTATAATCTATTTCATTCGCGATATTACGCATGCTCGTTTGTTCATAGCCTTTTTCAAGGAATATCTTGCGCGCACCATTCAAAATGCGCTGATGCATTTCCTGTTTCTCTTTCAATTTTCTTTCTGCTATGCCCATTATAAGATGATATAAGTTACAAATATAAGATGGTTAACCATGTGGCGAAATTTCGTATAAGAATTCTGGGGCTTAGCTGTGCATTCCCGGGCTAATCTTCCCCATGATGTTAACAGCCGATTTTCGGTTCAAAAGGCGGAACCCAAAAAGCATGAACCTGTTTTTCCAGCCTTGCACAACTCGCGGCTTCTGCCTTTTTTCCAAAGCTTTCACCAGTTCGCTGGCCACGTCTTCAACCGATGAAACTACAAATTTGGGAAAGTCACTTGTTTGCCCGCCGGCGTGTGCATGAAAGTCGGAGTTGGCGGCACCCGGATTAAAACCCAGTACAAAAACATCCTTTCGTTTAAACTCATACCACAATGATTCTGAAAAGTTGGCAACAAAACTTTTAGCGGCTGCATAAACCGATGCTCCCGGCAGAGACGAGTGGGCAAGCAATGAACCAATATTTACCAGGCTGTCACCTGCCGAAGCGTTTTGCAGGAAGCCATAAGACAATGTGACCAAAGCATCCATATTGAGATGCATGGTTGCCAATTGATCAGCTAATGGCATTTCAATGAATTTTCCATAAAGTCCGGCACCTGCATTATTGATCAGGACGTCGTATTTTTCCGTCTTCAAATCGTTTACCACTTTTTGCAGGTCTTCTTCGCTTGTCAGATCTGCTGCAAAAACGGTGTGGCCGGTACCGGACAAACTTTTTGCAGCCTTATTCAATTTGTCCTCATTCCGGGCTACCAGTGTCAAGTGGTAACCAAGCGCGGCCAGCTGTTTAGCCGTTTCCAGCCCGATGCCGCCGCTTGCCCCGGTTATTAATACTTTTTTCATGATTTTGTTCATTAATTTAAACACCACAAAAATATTGAACACTGTTCAATTATAGAAAATTTATTTGACGTTTATTTTTTATCTGACATCAAAATGATAATAAGGCATTAAAGGATACTACATACTTGGCTGAATCGGGTAAAATATTGCAGGTGCGATCAGCGATTTAGTTGATAATTAAGTGCTTAAATGAGATCGAGGCGCTTTCTTTATCTATATATCTTTCTCTTCGCAGTTTTGATTGATATTTTAAGGGTTTTCATTTTCGGACTCATCAATTTACTCACCACTTTTATTTTTTTATCAGCCGCAAATGCTGTGTCTAATTTATTAAAATCAATCCTGAATATCAAATTGATATGGTTAGAGTTGCGACGCTAACAAAATGCTAATCGAAAAAAATATTAAAAAGTTACACAAACGTTTGTCTTGGTTATAACAAACGTTTGCGTAATTTTTTTAGCACAAAGCCATAAGGTTACACATTATTTTTTTGTTGAAGTTTAGGTAGTTTCGGGCATATTAATGGAAAAACCAATACATTTTATGCGAAAACTAACATGTCTGCTCCTTTTATTATTGCCTATGCAGCTTTTAGCCCAACAATTTGATCCTGTGAAAGCTCTGGTTAAAAGGCGTGCTCCATGGTTAAGCAACCATATTGTTTTTGAGCCTTTAAAAAACACCAGGTCAGAAATAGTTGAACTTCAAACCATCAAAAACAAACTGGTTATCCAT
It contains:
- a CDS encoding TolC family protein yields the protein MAAIAILAGHTGKAQNRLDEYIRQGLSSNQSITQQHFLLEKNVYALQEAKSMFLPDITFSTTYTKAQGGRTIDFPAGDLLNGAYATLNQLTGTNSFPQLQNQHILINPDNFYDAKFRTTLPILNAELIYNKRIKQQQVDLQKTEVLLYKRELVKEIKTAYYNYLKAMNATKIYESSLRLVEEGQRINTKLFENSKVNRTVVLRSQNEVSKINASLITASKNAESARYYFNFLLNRPLTDSIQTDEISTLPAQEQLQDNNTGNREELSKLRIAKDINGSLTGLAKSYLIPKIGTSLDLGSQAFDWRFNTQSRYYLLGISLEWNLFSFGKHNYRIKQTLSDQQALAAQTDYVQQQLLTELKVKQAGMQSALAEYNAAESQLSTSKTYYSDMLKLYKQGMAIYIELLDAQNQWIDAQLHANIALFDTWIAHTAIERANASFTIQ
- a CDS encoding TetR/AcrR family transcriptional regulator; amino-acid sequence: MGIAERKLKEKQEMHQRILNGARKIFLEKGYEQTSMRNIANEIDYSPGSLYFYFKDKSEIFHELHKEGFRLLLSQFKVLEKVADPFERLKAMGRIFIQFAQENKDYYNLMFIVDEPVKMSEDGGFKIAQEAINQLSSVIKECQRQGKFKDMNTEYFTFMILSAVHGICALFCKDRTASFVGKTNEELMENGYECFVALLEKS
- a CDS encoding SDR family NAD(P)-dependent oxidoreductase, with protein sequence MKKVLITGASGGIGLETAKQLAALGYHLTLVARNEDKLNKAAKSLSGTGHTVFAADLTSEEDLQKVVNDLKTEKYDVLINNAGAGLYGKFIEMPLADQLATMHLNMDALVTLSYGFLQNASAGDSLVNIGSLLAHSSLPGASVYAAAKSFVANFSESLWYEFKRKDVFVLGFNPGAANSDFHAHAGGQTSDFPKFVVSSVEDVASELVKALEKRQKPRVVQGWKNRFMLFGFRLLNRKSAVNIMGKISPGMHS